Genomic DNA from Rana temporaria chromosome 1, aRanTem1.1, whole genome shotgun sequence:
AAATAGTTGCTCCTAATGCTGTCAGATAATTAATGTCCTAACACAACAATTAACCTCTCACAACTAATCTTAAAACCAAAGTTTCACAGCTCTTTATCCCTTTATTGTACTGTAACCACAGATTGCTTTAAAATACTTTCactccataaaataaaaaaacattccagtACCCTGTGCGGTCAGGGCTAAAGCGGGCAATCTTGGCCTCTTTAGCATGGACCGGCAAAGATTCGATCCATGTATAGGCAAACtgattgtactcaagtcgatccatcaatcagggtacaaccagcatgtcagaatTCTAGCATGCGATTTCTGCCAGCAGAcatagccgctggcaataatcactgtgttctccccatgctcctccacagctctgtggaggaagagattttctttcttgcaacccatggttgcaggaaggaaatttgcatcatctatggcctgccttaacaATAGCAAATCCCTCAGTACAACTGTCCTCACAGAGTTGTACTGCTAAGGAAGAGAAGGGGTATGTCAGACTGTCTGTTACtgagtgctgattactgggtgtctATACTGCACTCATATTTTAGACATTCTTAGCATATGCTGCATCAGTAAAATGGAGGCAAGATTATAAAATACAGGTTGTAAGACAACCATTATCAGACTGCATTTCTGTTACTTCAGTTAGACTTTAAAAATGTAAACTATACCCTGCCCAGTGGAACACTACACAAGTAGCTCTTCCCATGGCAGCCTAGTAACCCCCACAGCACACCGTGTAGTGTAATGGTGTAGATACGACTCAGTTCGTTGTTTAAGGCTCTGCATTGTGGGATGCTCAGAGAGCTGTCCTGATTGATAACCATTTCCTGTTGCTGCAAAGTATCTCAGGATTTTAACTTTCGGAAAGTCAGCAATGAGGACAGCCCTTGGAGCATCCTACAATGCAAAGTAGAACCTTTAACAACTTATTATTCACTGCCCTGAAGGGCTGGGAAGTCATTCAAATCAAGTGGTGCCTAGTCTACATTTAAATAGTTAAATTTGTGTGGGCCTTGAGAAATGACAGGATTactttcagcctaggttcacaatgACAGCGGGGCGGgattgaaatcatgcgagttcagttGAACTCACACAATGTCAGTCTGACTTCAGGAGAGATTTTAgcgacatctgtgtgggttcctgcacagatgtctatagccTCCCCGAAATTGCCAAAAaatgtacagaaactacttttgggaatcggtgcggtgcCGCAAAGTTAGCGTTGCACCGAtgcggacggtgccattgccgacaatagtTTTGGTTTGGCACACAATTTGACATGCCAACTCCCAGCAATGTGAACCTGGGATTAAAGCTTTAAAATTTACcagaataataaatataaaaatatgtggTTATTCTGTGTCCAAGGGACTTGAATACCTGCAACCATATACAAAAATAGATTTACGTTCACAGAAGAACCAGTTGCATTGTAATACTAAAGCAGCATCCTCACATAAAATACAATCTCTATCTTCCAACTCTGTACTGCTTAACCAAAGTTCAGTGCATCGTTTCCTGCCAAGATGCCCATTGTGGTTTCTCCAGGTGCAGGCAACAGCACAAATCTAGTTCCACAGGAAGGCTGCACCAGTTAACTATTTCCAGAAGAGTCTACCTTTGAAGGATCGGCAGCATGAGAGGCGTTTAAATGAGGCTCCCTGTCTAGAACTTCATaatagagaaaataaaacactggtGTAACTACTCCAACAATCACCATGATGACAACAGCTGTCCACCAACCCAAACCCCAGTCCGCTCCATAATAAGGGTCTTTTGGTTTGGCCGCTTTGTAATCAGGTTCAAAATGGAGATCATGGCTTAAAGCAGAAACCACTTCATGAAGGTTTTCCTTTGTCACATCTGTGGACCGCACTATGTGCTTGATATCACGATCTACTTCTTGGAGAAAACTATCCGCTGTCTCTAAAGGCAATGCCTCAAGTAATAAGCCGTGTTGCGGCTCTTCTGAAGGCTGGCCAGGCAGGGTCCTGGATTGTTTACCCTTTGGGGAAAACTGGGGGTCAGCCAATAAACTGAAACGCTtcactggaatttttattatccTCAATGCAAAAAAGTCCTGTTCATTAATGAGGTTGTTGGCTCTTTTCAGATCTGCAACCTGTAGAGATACACAATATAGAAGTTAAGTCAC
This window encodes:
- the LYSMD3 gene encoding lysM and putative peptidoglycan-binding domain-containing protein 3 isoform X3, coding for MTGKLPSRSYLKPAAVSSTTLGHSYHFAPMGNSENDLSEEDPEEYALRPRGREKTRRSTSNERLDDIILISKDIAEGDTLNSIALQHCCTVADLKRANNLINEQDFFALRIIKIPVKRFSLLADPQFSPKGKQSRTLPGQPSEEPQHGLLLEALPLETADSFLQEVDRDIKHIVRSTDVTKENLHEVVSALSHDLHFEPDYKAAKPKDPYYGADWGLGWWTAVVIMVIVGVVTPVFYFLYYEVLDREPHLNASHAADPSKVDSSGNS
- the LYSMD3 gene encoding lysM and putative peptidoglycan-binding domain-containing protein 3 isoform X2, translating into MSPSQNCLLVGTVTMTGKLPSRSYLKPAAVSSTTLGHSYHFAPMGNSENDLSEEDPEEYALRPRGREKTRRSTSNERLDDIILISKDIAEGDTLNSIALQHCCTVADLKRANNLINEQDFFALRIIKIPVKRFSLLADPQFSPKGKQSRTLPGQPSEEPQHGLLLEALPLETADSFLQEVDRDIKHIVRSTDVTKENLHEVVSALSHDLHFEPDYKAAKPKDPYYGADWGLGWWTAVVIMVIVGVVTPVFYFLYYEVLDREPHLNASHAADPSKVDSSGNS
- the LYSMD3 gene encoding lysM and putative peptidoglycan-binding domain-containing protein 3 isoform X1, with the translated sequence MRTGDSRLKAWQMLDFAGKKSPARMRESDDIAAGAAIPGRHAKATCRLPRRRSGTVTMTGKLPSRSYLKPAAVSSTTLGHSYHFAPMGNSENDLSEEDPEEYALRPRGREKTRRSTSNERLDDIILISKDIAEGDTLNSIALQHCCTVADLKRANNLINEQDFFALRIIKIPVKRFSLLADPQFSPKGKQSRTLPGQPSEEPQHGLLLEALPLETADSFLQEVDRDIKHIVRSTDVTKENLHEVVSALSHDLHFEPDYKAAKPKDPYYGADWGLGWWTAVVIMVIVGVVTPVFYFLYYEVLDREPHLNASHAADPSKVDSSGNS